A window of Drosophila subobscura isolate 14011-0131.10 chromosome E, UCBerk_Dsub_1.0, whole genome shotgun sequence contains these coding sequences:
- the LOC117891296 gene encoding uncharacterized protein LOC117891296, with protein sequence MHCSWNFNWSWTLLWMSVLMLALVVEVRSEECGQEEFTKCAEPLEMLHLTPEFSIGPAKREELEKLCHELRKGVRCIQSYTRRCMDLQQRNQFNKLYHGTNQFIRDLCNKGEFQEEYLKHVPCSEMAKKEFEVCATRYKETMVFLKPNKNQENAENGTLNENIKTICCSINELVDCSEMAARRICGNEAAKFTRELVDKYANSLTKTYCEDYTRSPGLCHDDSRNAAPRVLQQSSSLLLLLLITTTLAALLVSSRRSSR encoded by the exons ATGCATTGCAGTTGGAATTTCAACTGGAGCTGGACTCTGCTGTGGATGTCGG TCCTGATGCTGGCGCTGGTCGTGGAGGTACGGTCCGAGGAGTGCGGCCAGGAGGAGTTCACCAAGTGCGCGGAGCCACTCGAAATGCTGCATTTAACGCCAGAGTTCTCGATTGGCCCCGCCAAAAGAGAGGAACTGGAGAAACTTTGCCA TGAGCTGCGGAAAGGTGTGCGCTGCATTCAGAGTTACACGCGACGCTGCATGGACCTGCAGCAGAGGAACCAGTTCAACAAGCTCTACCACGGCACCAACCAGTTTATCCGCGATCTGTGCAACAAGGGAGAGTTCCAGGAGG AGTACCTGAAGCATGTGCCCTGCTCGGAGATGGCCAAGAAGGAGTTTGAGGTGTGCGCCACGCGCTACAAGGAAACGATGGTCTTCCTGAAGCCCAACAAGAATCAGGAGAATGCCGAAAACGGCACTCTCAATGAGAACATCAAAACGATTTGCTG CTCCATCAACGAACTCGTGGACTGCTCGGAGATGGCAGCCCGCAGAATCTGTGGCAATGAGGCGGCCAAGTTTACGCGGGAGCTGGTCGATAAATATGCCAACAGTTTGACCAAG ACATACTGCGAGGACTATACCCGCAGTCCAGGCCTCTGTCACGACGACTCGCGCAATGCTGCCCCTCGGGTGCTGCAACAGAGCagcagtctgctgctgctgctgctaataaCAACGACGCTGGCTGCGCTGCTGGTCAGCAGCCGGCGTAGCAGCAGATAA
- the LOC117891295 gene encoding leucine-rich repeat and death domain-containing protein 1, whose protein sequence is MNRTILHWSYLNFRDVPMDLFLYEDLEEVYLKENFISVIPQWLLSITTLKFIHLAGNNLSELPTDIYMLENLEFLDVSNNELKELPPTLGLLLRLQQLNVSGNQLTQLPLEMSSLRNLEQLNISKNRFRRLPIQLSECVRLNELNVSDNETLLHIPERIANLPMLQSLAADRCALIYLPAALSKFMNHVRIFHNTSINYLPMIYEKFYQNFYDNRQRFTPISVSSKGLFWVRELETRKRLLLPVGTRQVFEVPSKENRISLYDDCLHAIQTLNRQVPVYENTALHRLLPEPYMSSQINNGAIARCTTSQCSRCLYTSYYFMVVKRFGSSSKQLFTCNFCTNRCANLWLASNSRRYYQLPWRVSDDDDEDVDNAVKH, encoded by the exons atgAACAGAACGATATTGCACTGGAGCTACCTGAACTTCAGGGATGTGCCGATGGACCTGTTCCTGTACGAGGACCTGGAGGAGGTGTACCTCAAGGAGAACTTCATATCGGTGATACCCCAGTGGCTGCTGAGCATCACCACCCTCAAGTTTATCCATCTGGCGGGAAACAACCTCAGCGAGCTGCCCACAGACATCTACATGCTGGAGAACCTTGAGTTTCTCGATGTCTCCAACAACGAGCTGAAAGAGCTGCCGCCCACActcggcctgctgctgcgcctgcagcagctgaatgTCTCCGGCAATCAGCTGACACAACTACCGTTAG AGATGAGCAGCTTGCGCAATTTGGAGCAGCTGAACATATCCAAGAACCGATTCCGCCGCCTACCCATACAGCTGAGCGAATGCGTGCGCCTCAACGAGCTCAATGTGAGCGACAATGAGACGCTGCTGCACATACCCGAGCGCATCGCTAACCTCCCCATGCTGCAGTCCCTGGCCGCCGATC GCTGTGCTCTCATTTATTTGCCGGCTGCGCTCTCCAAGTTTATGAACCATGTGCGCATCTTTCACAACACGTCCATCAACTACTTGCCGATGATCTACGAGAAGTTCTATCAAAACTTCTACGACAATCGCCAGAGATTCACGCCCAT CTCCGTCAGCAGCAAGGGCCTGTTCTGGGTGCGGGAGTTGGAGACACGGAaacgcctgctgctgccagtgggcACGCGGCAGGTCTTTGAGGTGCCCTCCAAGGAGAACCGAATCTCACTCTACGACGACTGTCTGCACGCCATCCAAACGCTGAACCGGCAGGTGCCCGTCTACGAGAACACTGCGCTGCATCGCCTGCTACCCGAGCCCTACATGAGCTCCCAGATCAATAACGGCGCCATTGCCCGCTGCACGACTTCCCAGTGCTCGCGATGTTTGTACACTTCGTACTACTTCATGGTTGTCAAGAG ATTTGGCAGCTCGTCGAAGCAGCTCTTCACATGTAACTTTTGCACCAATCGCTGTGCCAATCTGTGGCTAGCCAGCAACAGCCGAAGGTACTACCAACTACCCTGGAGAGTGtccgacgatgacgacgaagATGTCGATAATGCTGTCAAGCACTAA
- the LOC117891297 gene encoding uncharacterized protein LOC117891297, which translates to MNLILILSLLLLAVEGAQAMSANLTSWHHHRRQKRFLIYQNGGVVKLVTGCAFPVPFEEKKAWRQLVWLMNFHYQFNEPQTPIYWWNLWNSARQLKGPAPAPPPPPVLDEPQLLLFKFAENYMSQIGQNGTACLERLICENGQVHEHSGLYAQLLHRLLRPHRTLDERYRDAYKMGRHGVDCRRAYPQASHCLLDDFIHLHERGPVQSFV; encoded by the exons ATGAATCTCAT ACTGATTctttcgttgcttttgctggctgTGGAAGGAGCGCAAGCCATGAGCGCCAATCTCACATCCTGGCATCATCACAGAAGACAAAAACGCTTTTTGATATACCAGAATGGAGGAGTGGTCAAG CTCGTCACTGGCTGCGCCTTTCCAGTGCCCTTTGAGGAGAAGAAGGCCTGGCGGCAGCTGGTCTGGCTAATGAATTTCCATTACCAATTCAATGAGCCGCAGACACCCATATACTGGTGGAACCTTTGGAACAGTGCACGCCAGCTAAAGggccctgctccagctccaccaccTCCGCCTGTGCTGGATGAGCCGCAGCTTTTGCTGTTCAAGTTCGCCGAGAATTACATGTCGCAGATTGGGCAGAATGGCACCGCCTGCCTGGAACGTCTGATCTGCGAGAATGGACAAGTGCACGAGCACAGCGGCCTCTATGCGCAGCTGTTGCACAGATTGCTGAG ACCCCATCGAACGCTGGACGAACGATATCGGGATGCGTATAAAATGGGTCGGCATGGAGTGGACTGTCGCCGCGCCTATCCACAGGCGTCGCACTGTCTCCTCGATGACTTTATCCACCTGCACGAGCGTGGCCCAGTGCAGAGTTTCGTTTAA
- the LOC117891291 gene encoding EF-hand domain-containing family member C2 has product MLRLPGMPLLPGAQFYDYGKRRHPRQQTLMHYQGIQMLSDRREPELVEPNGIVADPKCPPVPAQINTLWAPKVTTKLPPWLAYDKQVLCFNAYFKENLTEIYHAPYQVRKVRIYFYLEDGTMQITEPKVENSGIPQGCLVHRQRIPKAPPRDREFISIFDLNVDTDVQIFDRVYRISGCDIFTRQFLNRAGIYVPETQQEPNDPTTEIRKRSGLKQTLGVSSALPKRHSFAQFLEFDRRVLKFYGYWNDRSEFGDVRKLEICYYLADDTIDIKEKFPRNSGREGPSTFLKRGKLPKEFSGLAQPGQQTSVTLLNVLGSNMRDVRYVADPLNTGQKPVHHYTDQDLQIGAVLNVFGRAVVLTGCDQFTQSYYKEKYGIEDFTPQSVPERSDVRPHTQGGGAVRRLPPYNGWGSYEDSEGNCITVEPKPPQADFKKLIKYDGCILRFGARLVSAIRDNCERVFIISYFLADDTLQVYESSRRNSGFVGGEFLKRARVALPGQEKFSSARPEYFRANDFYIGRTLSLKDHIFHINSADEFTLLYMEQHPSEFPVADIRAIMQKIRTAVRPEYKQFVLRCKPDGNLGDFATIDFDTMRSTLLSYLSKECLLNHEIVTVCRYFSAEQAMPPSCDRNRVRAAAQLELKRALWNNVEELSEHLSHINPTSKPYISEAQVRSTLRGCRLPFSLELVEDILQVLQRNGQGEIEVRDILGFFSMRSDQVPDIAPLNIAFELCPKLPFLHKGRLVDFTWFLDFLGLEEELKRANQ; this is encoded by the exons ATGCTGCGGCTACCAGGaatgccactgctgccggGTGCACAGTTCTATGAT TACGGCAAGCGTCGCCATCCGCGACAGCAGACGCTGATGCACTATCAGGGCATACAGATGCTCTCCGATCGCCGTGAGCCGGAGCTGGTGGAGCCCAATGGCATTGTGGCGGATCCCAAGTGTCCGCCAGTGCCCGCACAAATCAACACGCTGTGGGCACCGAAGGTCACCACGAAGCTGCCACCCTGGCTGGCGTATGACAAGCAGGTGCTCTGCTTCAATGCCTACTTCAAGGAGAACCTCACCGAGATCTACCACGCCCCCTACCAGGTGCGCAAGGTCAGGATCTACTTCTACCTGGAGGACGGCACCATGCAGATCACCGAGCCGAAGGTGGAGAATTCGGGCATACCGCAGGGCTGTCTGGTGCATCGCCAGCGCATACCCAAGGCACCGCCCAGGGATCGCGAGTTCATCTCCATCTTTGACCTCAACGTGGACACGGATGTGCAGATCTTCGATCGCGTCTATCGCATCAGCGGCTGTGACATCTTCACCAGACAATTCCTCAATCGAGCTGGCATTTATGTGCCCGAAACGCAGCAGGAACCAAA TGATCCCACCACGGAGATACGCAAACGCTCTGGTCTGAAGCAAACACTTGGCGTCAGCAGTGCCCTGCCCAAGCGGCACTCCTTTGCCCAGTTCCTGGAGTTTGATAGGCGCGTGCTCAAGTTCTATGGCTACTGGAATGATCGCAGCGAGTTTGGGGACGTGCGTAAGCTGGAGATCTGCTACTATCTGGCCGATGACACCATAGACATCAAGGAGAAGTTCCCACGAAACTCGGGTCGCGAGGGGCCCAGCACTTTCCTGAAGCGAGGCAAGCTGCCCAAGGAGTTCTCTGGATTGGCGCAGCCGGGCCAACAGACTTCGGTGACGCTGCTCAATGTGCTGGGCTCCAACATGCGGGATGTGCGCTACGTGGCCGATCCACTGAACACGGGCCAGAAGCCGGTGCACCACTACACGGACCAGGATCTGCAGATTGGCGCCGTGCTGAATGTGTTCGGACGCGCTGTGGTACTCACAGGATGCGATCAGTTCACCCAGAGCTACTACAAAGAGAAG TACGGCATCGAGGACTTCACACCGCAGTCCGTTCCAGAACGAAGTGATGTGCGTCCGCACACCCAGGGCGGCGGTGCAGTGCGTCGCCTGCCGCCCTACAACGGTTGGGGCAGCTACGAGGACTCTGAGGGCAACTGCATCACCGTTGAACCGAAGCCACCGCAGGCGGACTTCAAGAAGCTGATCAAGTACGATGGCTGCATCCTACGCTTCGGCGCCAGACTGGTCTCCGCCATACGCGACAACTGCGAGCGAGTCTTCATCATCAGCTACTTCCTGGCGGACGACACGCTGCAGGTCTATGAATCCTCGCGGCGCAACTCTGGCTTCGTGGGCGGTGAGTTCCTCAAGCGGGCACGCGTTGCGCTGCCGGGACAGGAGAAGTTCAGCTCCGCACGACCCGAGTACTTTCGAGCCAATGACTTTTACATTGGACGCACTCTCAGCTTGAAGGATCACATCTTTCACATCAATTCAGCGGATGAATTTACACTGCTGTACATGGAACAGCATCCCAGCGAG TTCCCTGTAGCCGACATTCGTGCCATTATGCAAAAGATTCGCACTGCCGTGCGTCCCGAGTACAAGCAATTTGTGCTGCGCTGCAAGCCCGATGGCAATCTTGGGGACTTTGCCACCATTGACTTTGACACCATGCGTTCCACGCTGCTGTCGTACCTGTCGAAGGAGTGCCTGCTGAACCATGAAATAGTGACCGTGTGCCGCTACTTCTCGGCTGAGCAGGCAATGCCTCCCAGTTGCGACAGGAACAGGGTGCGTGCCGCTGcccagctggagctgaagcgaGCTCTGTGGAACAATGTGGAGGAGCTGTCGGAGCACTTGAGCCACATCAATCCAACCTCCAAGCCGTACATCAGTGAGGCGCAGGTAAGATCGACTCTGCGgggctgccggctgccgtTCAGCTTGGAGCTGGTGGAGGACATATTGCAGGTGCTGCAGCGCAATGGGCAGGGCGAGATCGAAGTGCGCGACATTCTCGGATTCTTCAGCATGCGAAGCGACCAAGTGCCAGACATTGCCCCGCTGAACATCGCCTTTGAGCTGTGCCCCAAGCTGCCATTCCTACACAAGGGCCGCCTGGTGGACTTCACCTGGTTCCTGGACTTTTTGGGCCTCGAGGAGGAACTCAAGCGGGCCAATCAGTGA
- the LOC117891293 gene encoding 2-hydroxyacyl-CoA lyase 1 gives MADVEAVQIIAESLKQQGVDYVFGIIGIPVIELSMAFQAAGLKYIGMRNEQAACYAAQAIGYLTGKPGVCLVVSGPGLLHVTGGMANAQVNCWPLIVIGGATNQDHEGIGGFQECPQVELSRPYCKYAARPPTAALIPLHVEKAVRYATYGRPGVAYLDFPGNILQSKAPEARIYKALAHPAPPMAYPPHDDVIAAARLLRQAKRPLVIIGKGSAYAHAENTLRHFIENTNLPFLPTPMGKGVVSDTAPQCVSSARTLALQKADVVLLLGARLNWILHFGRSPRYDKDVKFIQVDICPEELHNSVISSVAIQSDIRPFAEQLFEQMNAVNFRFGYEQDWWKQLAVKCKQNKDTVQQMSLNTSTPLNYYAVFHHLRELLPKDTIIVSEGANTMDIGRSMLLNEQPRHRLDAGTFGTMGVGPGFAVAAALFCRDFAPGKRVLCVEGDSAFGFSGMEIETMVRYKLPVTIVIVNNNGIYGGFDKDTFEAIRSEGDLTQITPPSALGVQVRYEEMMKMFGMQGYFCTEIEQLQTAIKAANQLTDRPTIINVAISPSSDRKPQSFNWLTESKL, from the exons atggcAGACGTTGAAGCAGTGCAGATTATTGCGGAATCGCTGAAGCAACAG GGAGTGGACTATGTGTTTGGTATCATTGGCATACCCGTCATCGAGCTGTCGATGGCCTTCCAGGCCGCTGGGCTGAAGTACATCGGAATGCGGAATGAGCAGGCCGCCTGCTATGCAGCTCAAGCCATTGGCTACCTCACGGGCAAGCCGGGCGTCTGTTTGGTTGTATCTGGACCGGGACTGCTGCACGTGACAG GTGGCATGGCCAATGCGCAGGTCAATTGCTGGCCTCTGATCGTCATTGGCGGAGCCACAAATCAGGATCATGAAGGAATCGGCGGCTTCCAGGAGTGCCCGCAGGTGGAGCTCTCCCGTCCGTACTGCAAGTATGCAGCTCGTCCACCCACCGCTGCCCTCATCCCCCTGCACGTGGAGAAGGCAGTGCGTTATGCCACCTATGGACGTCCCGGAGTGGCCTATTTGGATTTCCCCGGCAATATTTTGCAATCGAAGGCCCCCGAGGCCCGCATCTACAAGGCGCTGGCCCACCCAGCTCCCCCCATGGCCTATCCACCGCACGATGATGTGATTGCCGCGGCCCGCCTTCTGCGACAGGCCAAGCGCCCGCTGGTCATCATTGGCAAGGGCAGTGCCTACGCTCACGCAGAGAATACGCTGAGGCATTTCATTGAGAACACAAATCTGCCCTTCCTGCCCACACCCATGGGCAAGGGCGTGGTCTCTGACACGGCTCCACAGTGCGTCTCGTCCGCCCGTACCCTGGCCCTGCAGAAGGCGGATGTGGTCTTGCTGCTGGGCGCTCGCCTCAATTGGATTCTGCACTTTGGACGCTCGCCTCGCTACGACAAGGATGTGAAGTTCATTCAGGTGGACATTTGTCCCGAGGAGCTGCACAACTCGGTGATCTCGTCGGTGGCCATTCAGTCGGACATTCGTCCCTTCGCCGAGCAGCTGTTCGAGCAGATGAACGCCGTGAACTTCCGGTTCGGCTACGAGCAGGACTGGTGGAAGCAGCTGGCCGTCAAGTGCAAGCAGAACAAGGACACAGTGCAGCAGATGTCGCTGAATACCTCGACGCCGCTCAACTACTACGCTGTCTTCCATCACTTGCgggagctgctgcccaaggACACGATCATCGTCAGCGAGGGTGCCAATACCATGGACATTGGACGCTCCATGCTCCTGAACGAGCAGCCACGTCATCGCCTGGACGCTGGCACCTTCGGCACCATGGGTGTGGGTCCGGGCTTTGCTGTGGCCGCCGCCCTGTTCTGCCGCGACTTTGCGCCCGGCAAGCGAGTGCTCTGCGTTGAGGGTGACAGCGCCTTTGGCTTCTCGGGCATGGAAATCGAGACGATGGTGAGGTACAAGCTGCCAGTGACCATTGTGATTGTCAATAACAATGGCATCTACGGAGGCTTCGACAAGGACACCTTTGAGGCCATTCGCAGCGAGGGCGATCTAACCCAAAT CACACCACCTTCGGCACTGGGGGTTCAAGTGCGTTACGAGGAAATGATGAAAATGTTCGGCATGCAGGGCTACTTCTGCACGGagatcgagcagctgcagacgGCCATCAAGGCGGCCAACCAGCTGACGGACAGGCCCACCATTATCAATGTGGCCATCAGTCCATCGTCGGACCGCAAGCCGCAGTCTTTCAACTGGCTCACAGAGTCCAAACTGTAG
- the LOC117890404 gene encoding sialin: protein MAVMPCFYVPKRINVAIMLFMACLLSYMMRVNLSINIIAMVEDTSNNENGTVEVLPDYGPRYNWTQSDQALLLGAYFYGYMITSLPAGTLAEMLGARNVAGYSCLVAGILTALTPAAAAWDKYAVFAVRFLIGFLNGVVYPCCHSLVSKWSPPDEKGKFVASLMGGTFGTVITWPISGVIIENLGWDWAYYIVGIFVLIVVAVWFYLVADTPAQHSTISIKEREYIENSLGNTLSNKKKWPPYKELVLSMPFWSLMLLHYGSMWGLFFLITATPKFLSEVLGFNLSSAGVLSSLPHVARLICAFGFGGVADWIRRRGWWTVTKMRKAFCLPSHILPGVMLIILAYFGRDPYVCVAIMTISLGFNGAATASNLANSQDLAPNYAGTLYGIINCVGTTPGIFSPLIVAAFTEKENTIDQWHWIFIIGAAAYILPALFFWAFGSGKIQKWNEVETTESREDIVNTKL from the exons ATGGCCGTCATGCCGTGCT TCTATGTGCCCAAGCGGATCAATGTGGCGATCATGCTCTTCATGGCCTGCCTCCTCAGCTACATGATGCGGGTGAATCTCTCGATCAATATCATAGCCATGGTGGAAGATACGAGCAATAACGAGAACGGCACTGTTGAGGTCCTGCCAGAC TATGGTCCACGCTACAACTGGACACAGTCGGATCAGGCTCTGCTTCTGGGTGCTTATTTCTATGGCTACATGATCACCTCATTGCCAGCAGGCACCTTGGCCGAAATGCTGGGAGCACGTAACGTCGCGGGCTACAGCTGCCTGGTGGCTGGGATCCTCACCGCGCTGACtccggctgccgctgcctgggaCAAGTACGCAGTGTTCGCTGTGCGATTTCTGATTGGGTTCCTCAATGGCGTTGTCTATCCGTGCTGCCACAGCCTGGTGTCCAAGTGGTCGCCGCCGGACGAGAAGGGCAAGTTTGTGGCCTCATTGATGGGCGGCACATTTGGCACGGTCATCACATGGCCCATCAGTGGCGTAATCATCGAGAATCTcggctgggactgggcctACTACATTGTCGGCATATTCGTGCTGATTGTGGTTGCGGTTTGGTTCTATCTGGTGGCCGACACCCCGGCGCAGCACAGCACAATCAGCATCAAGGAGCGGGAGTACATTGAGAACAGTTTGGGCAACACTCTCAGCAACAAGAAG AAATGGCCACCATACAAGGAGCTGGTCCTGTCCATGCCCTTCTGGTCTCTGATGCTGCTCCATTATGGCAGCATGTGGGGACTGTTCTTCCTGATCACGGCCACACCCAAGTTCTTGAGCGAAGTGCTTGGCTTCAATCTGTCCTCCGCCGGCGTACTCTCCAGCTTGCCCCATGTGGCTCGTCTCATCtgtgcctttggctttggcggaGTGGCTGATTGGATCCGCCGCAGAGGCTGGTGGACGGTCACCAAAATGCGAAAAGCATTCTGCTTGCCTT CTCACATCTTGCCGGGCGTTATGCTGATCATTCTGGCCTACTTTGGCCGCGAtccctatgtgtgtgtggccatcaTGACCATATCGCTGGGCTTCAATGGcgctgccaccgcctccaATTTGGCCAACTCCCAGGACTTGGCACCCAATTATGCGGGCACGCTGTACGGCATCATCAATTGCGTTGGCACAACGCCAGGCATCTTTTCGCCGCTGATCGTGGCTGCCTTCACCGAAAAGGAG AACACCATCGATCAGTGGCACTGGATATTCATCATTGGAGCGGCAGCGTACATATTGCCTGCTCTGTTTTTCTGGGCCTTTGGATCGGGCAAGATACAAAAGTGGAATGAGGTGGAGACGACGGAGTCGCGCGAGGATATTGTTAACACAAAGTTGTAG